In Arcobacter ellisii, a genomic segment contains:
- a CDS encoding c-type cytochrome, protein MKKIVLTTLAVATFALADAPATYNTCKACHGAKGEINTTTQSKSHVPANLTKADVEKALHGYKDGTYGGPMKAIMKGQVMKLSDADIKALAEYIGK, encoded by the coding sequence ATGAAAAAAATCGTATTAACTACATTAGCTGTTGCTACTTTTGCATTAGCTGACGCGCCTGCTACTTACAATACTTGTAAAGCATGTCATGGAGCTAAAGGTGAAATCAACACTACAACTCAAAGTAAAAGTCATGTTCCAGCTAATTTAACAAAAGCTGACGTTGAAAAAGCATTACATGGTTATAAAGATGGTACTTATGGTGGACCAATGAAAGCTATCATGAAAGGTCAAGTAATGAAACTTTCTGATGCTGACATTAAAGCTTTAGCTGAGTATATTGGTAAATAA